aaaattaatttatcttTCAACACAAAGTCACCtttcttttattttctaatttatatTTCTTTACTTTTGATACAATAGGGATAAACATGATGTTAACAAACACTAAActaaaataaaaacaattttaattttttaaggtAAAATAAAGAAACttataagtaaataaaaataattcttcaaacaaaaataaaaataaaaattgtaaaataataaattgtttattaaataattttaaagaaaagaaaatgattaattaattataacaTAATGTAAACTTTATATTTATGATTTCACTAAATTATTCTATCATATAATTAATAGATCCTTTATAATTTCAAgcatatattatttaaattttggatatgtttctaataattatataaatgaagttaacaaattttttaaaaataagagTTTAATATTTTTTGTTGAATGATCGTGTTTTGAAATTTGTAGAGAAATCTTTCCTCCCAAGTAGTGATATGGAATGGTACTTTTTTAATTTGAGAGACAAAAAGTATCCTAACGGTTTACGAACAAATCGAGCAACAGAAGCAGGTTATTGGAAGGCTACAGGAAAGGACCGTAAGGTTAGCTCTCATATGCATTACATAGGAATGAAAAAGACTCTTGTATTTTATACAGGCCGTGCTCCTCATGGTTCTCGAACAAATTGGATCATGCATGAATATCGTCTTGATGAAAAAGAATGTGGAAATTCAAATTATTTACAGGTTAAAATTACTTTCCTTCTTTTATACTTTCATTACTTAATTGAATGAAACTAGAGTTAATATTTTATTCCTTTAAAGCCCACTTATAGTGTGATTTATCAAAAACTTAAATCtttaatatatatagataaataagtTGTATTACCACTATTAATGAAACTCCCTCTTGAGGAGGAGAGAAGTATAAAAGAACATGCCTTGTAATTTGCTTAATATTTCATTGAATTTAATATCCTCATTTACTACGATATGGAATGTAGGACGCTTATTCTTTGTGTCGAGTCTTCAAGAGAAGTGGACCAGAGCCCAGATATGGCAAACAACAAGAAGAGTCAGTTGATGAAATTAGTAATTTGTATAACGACATATATACAGTGCCCCAAGAATTATCATCAGTAAAAATTGAGGACAGCAACCAAACAAATTCATTTATTCCATCCGAATCCTCTTCTGAAATGATGAGCGACAATGCAGTTGCAAATAGATGGTTACACTTTGGGGCTGATGAAACAGAGAGCTGCAGCATTTACCAATCACCCAATGAGTCTACAAGCTGCCAGCCCAATGTATGATATCTTAAAAATTTCTTCAGTATGATTGAGTCCCATTTTCCTTCATGGGTATGTCAGATTTcattttaattttcctttttttatGTACTCCGTTTGGCAGGTTGAGAAGAAAACTAGATTTGAATATGAGCATTCTGCAGCAGTAACATCAGATATTGAAGGGCTAACTCTCTCCGAGTCGGGGATGCTGGGTACATGCTTTGAACAATTCAATCCATCTGATGCAGAAGAAGAAGACATGGTAGAACAGATTTACCGAGATGCACAACTATCTCAGAAGAATAACTATGCAAACCAACTTGATGATTTCCCATCTGTGAGAGGCTTAGAAAGTTATGAGAAGAAACCCAATACGCCACAAGAACATGAAGTTGGTTTATTTCCATTGTTTATCCAAGATTTGCAAGATGATAATCTTGTAGATCTGTTTGACATGGAGAAACAACCTCTCTTCTTTTAACAATTTTAGTTTGCACCAGAGTTTAGATTCAGAGGTAAGATTTTCAAACTCAATATTCTCTAATTGTTGAATGGTTTTAGAGGACTAGAAACCTTGTTAAGAGCTTAGCTTGCTTAGTCAGGAGCAATTTATCGAACCTGTGGAATCTCTGTTATTTTAACAAGCTTTGTTAGATCAGCAAAAGTTATATCgaataaataaataattccatTGTTCCCCAGTTCCTAAGATATGTAACTATGCATGACATATTCGCTAGCATCATTTGTTCTTTCTTGTCTGAAGCAAGGAATGTTGAATGTAGTATATTTATGCTCAAATATCTGAAAGATTCTTTGCCGATGTACCTGCAGAAGGTATgctatttttgttctttttctcttGCTAAGGGAATTTCTGCACTTTTGTCAGGATATTGTAGAGTAGCCTTTATCGACGTTCTTGTAGATGACGTTTAAAACCAGCTAGAGAGTAGGTATGTTAGAATAACTAATACAAAAGTTTTTCACTTGTTTGATTTTCTTGTAGACAATGAACTTAAGTCGAAAATAAGTTTCAGTGGCAATGACTTTCTATCAGGTAACGAAAACCTAGCCATATGAATTTGCAGACCCTAGCGGTGGAAGAATACACAGCTTATCAGCAACTTCCATGCCCAGCTTAACTCTTGAAAAGAAGCCTTCTAAGATGGACATATGTTTCAATTTGATGGAAAGTGATTTGCTGAAGTAGAAAACAGCCAGTCAATTTTGTTGGAATAAGTCGTAATCAGTCCCACACTGCATGAGAACCGTCATCTTGCGTAGTCTTGCATGACAAAAAAATATAGTTGATATTAGGGTTATGTAGCTATTGTAATGCATTCTTTATCTTTATTTCTGATCAGATGTTCAAATTCTATGATGTaaaaaacctataaaataattattttttgtgTTTATAAATGTAACAATTTATGTGTTTTGTAATTTCTTCAAATTTTCATGAAAAGATCTGAAAGTTGCGGAAAAAAAATTACAGCTGGAGATGGACATGATGAATTCGCGAAGCTCATCTGAAGAAACTCAGCAGGAAGATATGGGAAATGAGAATAAGCTTAAAGCTCTATAAATGATGTCAAGAATGGTTTGAGTTATTTCGTGTCTCTTACGTATCAAAGGCGCTGAAATATGAATTTTGTGAGGATAAAAGGAAACATGTACACAATATAGCAAACTGTGTGATGCCTCTAGTATCATGCTGAAAGGATTATAGCCAAGGATTATGCCACCCACAAATGAAATGGCTTAGGCATATGCAAGTTTGCCTTCTCTTGGTGTTGTTAATGATatgcttgatgcttttcttggataggtgatatatttttaatatttaataactaGGATGGAGTTCAATGATTGCAATtggaaaatttataattttttaagtaAGGATAGAGGAAGATATGCTAATGAATGGTTGAATTTTATTATGtagttttttcctttttattataagaAATTTTCGAACTATATAATTTTTTTGTCAAACTTCTTTTGTCTATAATTCTTAGAGAAGAGAGTACACTATTTTATTATTATAACAAAATATGGAGAAACATTTTTAAAGCTACATCTTTACAAACATGTTAAATTATTAGTGTTTTGAACTCTATAGTATATTCCTACTAATttgtttattatcatttttttatctcatcatatttgaaataatatggttttgaatatttgaaagtatGTAGAGAGATATTGGGCTTTCCTAATGTTTCTCAACTTGGTTTTTTTAGCATATGTACCACACTTCTTTGTGGGAACCTTCTAGTTTTTCATCACATCTATTGTGGGCCTTTTAACTTGTCTAGGCTTAAAGGCCTAACCCATTTTCTTTTAAATGACATCCCCTTTTCATTCGTCCATAGTTGATGCTACTAGAGTTCAAAGCTTCATGACAATGTCCCATGGATCCCCTACCCAAATGACCCTAGAAATTCATCCTAAATGTGCTTCACAAAGTATGTCTATTGATCAACCTCTAGATATTGTTCTTCCACTTGTAAAATTTGAAGAATCTTGCAAATGGTTTAAAATTTCCAACTTGTGGGTTACAATGTGGGAAGGGTCCTTCCTAGAAGTTTGCTATGAGACTAGGTGTCCAAATCTTGGACCCCATATATGATTCAATTTGCTATTGTGTAAAAAATTTCTagagattttttattttctattttatgcTTAGGCTATTCCCACCGAGGGTTCTTGGTTTGTCCATTCTGCCTTACTCATTTTCAAGCCTTCGAAccatgaattttttttatcatacATGAAAAGCATCTTTGCATGTACAATTTTGGGTTGAATTCCTTGGCTTGGTTATGTTTTTATAGAATTCTCTATTCTAGATAGCCACCTTAATGGGTATTGCTGTTTGTGTTGAGCTTGAGAAATTTTACTCAGCATGCTTCAACCATTGGGTTTTTGTTGAGGTTGACCTCTCCAAGGACCTCAAGGAAATTATGGATATTCGAATTAGAGTCTCATTACTCCCAAAGAATCCAATACTGATCAATATCCCAAGAAGTTTCTATCAATTCCAATCATTTGACCACAAGATTTGGGATTGTTTGCCTGATATTCAACACCCTACACCTACCTCATATACCTCGATGGGCTTGCCATGCCCTTCTAAGGATGAGACCAGCTAGTCTATAATGTTAAACTACAAAGCCAAGAATACGAATACCCCTAAAACACCTCCCAATATTTTTGGGACAGGACCCTTAAGCTCCCAAGTTTAAAAGTCTATTGACCCTCCTAAGTCGAAGATGATAATTTCTACTTCCCAACTTGGTGTGGCTACTTCCCAATCATAGGTTTCCCATTCTCATCACACCTCACCACCTTTAGTAGGTCAAAAGAGATTTGAAATCTCTTTAGGGTAGCTAAAAAAAGGTGAATATGTCCTTAACAATAGATAGTTTAAAATCTTAATGTTTAAATTAGAAGTTATGATACTAAAGAAACTCTGAATGGTTATTTCACCCTTGATAGGTTGGATAATGAAGAAATGCACCTTGATTTTTAATGAATTGTATTTCCTAGAATGTTTGAGGTCTTATTGATATCTCCCCAAAATATTCCATTCATGATATGCAAGCTTGATTTTTTAATTTGGACATTCTTTAAATTCAAGAGGTCAAAGTATTTTTTTTTCTCTTAGTTATATATATTGTGTCATTTGTTTGGATAGTTTTGCTTTCTATTCAAAACATGAGGTTAGCTAATGTTGAGTCACCACCTTTCTCTCACCTATACTTCTGGTTAATCATGGATATGACACCTTTTCCACTTGTGAAATCATTATTTTGGAGTAATTAATATTTATACCTCCAATGATGTGATTGAAATATCTTCTCACCAATGCTAGATAGTTGATTTAGTGAAAACTACAACCTTGGTTCTATGTGAAGATTTAATATGATTTTGTCTCCTCACAATAAGTGCAAAATCTTACCTATGTGGTGTATAGTTGGTGAAAGAGAGGCATAGTTTAATATGTataataaattgggtctttttgACACTAAAGCCAACTATCACCCAAATCAATAACCTTAGTACATGTGTAACAACTTGAGAGCTAGTTGATAGAGTCTTATAAAGGATAGATCATGTCATGATTTTAGTGAAATCTTTCTTAGTTCACTAGTTGTTATTCCTGATATGAAATAGTTGGTGTATGTTGTAAGTGAAACCGGTTTCCCATACAATTTTGCATTTATTGGAGGTGTGtgtccttgattaggacctctttctttcttgaaagtgTGTTTCTTTAACACATAATCTTTACTTGGTGTTTAAAGTGTGCATCCTTCATCAAGAAGGACCTCTCCTAGCAATTGGAAAGGTGTGTATCATTTATtcctttcctttttagttttaaagATGTCATCCTTGTTTAAATATCTCCTCTCTTTATAGAGGTAGATATCTTTAgacaaagatctcttcctcccctTTTGATAGTCAAGTATTCTTGATAAGTATCCCTTTACCCTTGATAAGAATCCCTTCACCCATGTTGTAAGATGTTTCCTTTACAACTATCTCTTTCCTTTCTTGAAGATTTGTGTTATATATATAAGAATCTCCTGCTTGACTTGGACACATGCATTTTTgttaaggatatctccttggtgttgaaggtttcTTATCCTTAATGTGGATCTCTATCTTTCTTAACATATCAACATGTCAATATGTTGAGATCTTAAGGTGTGACATATGAAACCTCCCCGTTGCTTGCATTAATTCTTGTACCTCCAAAGTGGTGGTGTTGTCTTGCATAATTCCTGATAAGGTGTGGTTATCAATCTATTTGTAGCAACTTGCATGAAATTTAACCATTATTTTATATCATCTAGCATAACATGGCTTACTAGCATGATCTTTTAAAATATTGATGCTCTATAGATCACCTAGCATAGTGGAACTTGCTATCTTGATCTTTTAGAAAACATGTTTTACACACCCTATGACATTGGTCAACTAGTATAGTGAGGCTTTCTAGTTTGATCATTGTTATCATTTTGTTCTACCTAAGAATTGTtcacctaacataacacaacttgttagcaTGATCATAATTGTTTATTACACTTTCTAAGGAATTGGACACCTAGCATAATGAAGTTTTATGCTGAAAGCATTTGTTGCACTACATAGATCGCACAACAAAATACAATTTCTTTCCACTAGATTCCATACTTCTGATGGATCACCTAGAATAACCAAACTTTCTAGCCAGTAGAGTCCATGACaaaaacatgaatagttcaatatAACACACCTTGTTGGCAAGTGAAATTCATTATTTGCATGAACCTATAACATAACACAGCTTGGTAGTTTTTAGCCATGAAACTTTATCTCATAATAAATTGGTGTATGCCCTTGTCTCTTTGAATATGTCTACTTGTTCTCTTGCAATAGCATtcaaagaatgatattagtggttgagacatttttgataTTGAGATCAATTCA
This genomic stretch from Cryptomeria japonica chromosome 8, Sugi_1.0, whole genome shotgun sequence harbors:
- the LOC131042077 gene encoding NAC domain-containing protein 96, whose amino-acid sequence is MGPTSLPPGFRFHPTDEELADYYLKRKVHGQKIELEVIPEVDLYKCEPWDLPEKSFLPSSDMEWYFFNLRDKKYPNGLRTNRATEAGYWKATGKDRKVSSHMHYIGMKKTLVFYTGRAPHGSRTNWIMHEYRLDEKECGNSNYLQDAYSLCRVFKRSGPEPRYGKQQEESVDEISNLYNDIYTVPQELSSVKIEDSNQTNSFIPSESSSEMMSDNAVANRWLHFGADETESCSIYQSPNESTSCQPNVEKKTRFEYEHSAAVTSDIEGLTLSESGMLGTCFEQFNPSDAEEEDMVEQIYRDAQLSQKNNYANQLDDFPSVRGLESYEKKPNTPQEHEVGLFPLFIQDLQDDNLVDLFDMEKQPLFF